The following coding sequences are from one Qingrenia yutianensis window:
- a CDS encoding TRM11 family SAM-dependent methyltransferase codes for MAENKIKKWKPEDFELEMTTHWSFPKRGDWATHDAKWRGNWSPYIPRNIILRYSQEGDLILDQFAGGGTTLVEAKLLNRDIIGVDINDIALERCREKTDFEYEPAKGKVYIKKGDARNLDFVPDESIDLICTHPPYADIIKYSDGIDGDLSQLKVRDFLEEMKKVAAESYRVLKADKFCAVLMGDTRQKGCMIPMSFEVMRIFEESGFKLKELIIKEQHNCRATGYWKTNSVKYNFLLIAHEYLFVFRK; via the coding sequence ATGGCGGAAAATAAAATAAAAAAGTGGAAGCCGGAAGATTTTGAACTTGAAATGACAACGCATTGGTCATTTCCAAAGCGCGGCGATTGGGCAACCCACGATGCAAAATGGCGTGGTAATTGGTCGCCGTATATACCAAGAAATATAATACTCAGATACTCACAAGAGGGAGATTTAATTCTCGATCAATTTGCCGGAGGTGGTACAACTCTCGTTGAAGCAAAACTTTTAAATCGTGATATAATCGGTGTTGACATAAATGATATTGCACTTGAAAGATGCCGAGAAAAGACGGATTTTGAATATGAACCGGCAAAAGGAAAGGTATATATCAAAAAAGGCGATGCAAGAAATCTTGATTTTGTTCCTGATGAAAGTATAGATTTAATATGCACTCATCCGCCGTATGCTGATATTATCAAATACAGTGATGGCATAGACGGGGATTTGTCACAATTAAAAGTAAGAGATTTTCTTGAAGAAATGAAAAAGGTTGCGGCAGAGAGTTATCGTGTACTAAAAGCGGACAAGTTCTGTGCAGTTCTTATGGGAGACACACGTCAAAAAGGATGTATGATACCGATGTCATTTGAGGTTATGCGAATTTTTGAAGAGTCGGGATTTAAGCTAAAAGAGCTGATTATAAAAGAACAGCATAATTGCAGAGCAACGGGATATTGGAAAACAAATAGCGTGAAATATAACTTTTTGCTGATTGCACACGAGTATTTGTTTGTATTTAGAAAGTAA
- a CDS encoding type II restriction endonuclease, with amino-acid sequence MSRNFNTWLSGFRDSIADYGYYIDFEKVHRNVGNIKVELNILNSLIGSDNIEDDFENLIKKYPEVLKCIPLLLAVRANEIYAIDSDGAFTYNFKKANLDSEQYKVFMRKTGLFDLIANHIVNNLVDYATGVETGLDSNGRKNRGGHLMENLVESFIKKAGFVKDETYFKEMYIHQITEKWDIDLSAISNQGKMEKRFDYVVKTDNMIYGIETNFYGSGGSKLNETARSYKTLALETDTIDGFTFVWFTDGKGWTSARHNLEETFDVMEHIYNINDMENGIIQEVFQ; translated from the coding sequence ATGTCAAGGAATTTTAATACTTGGTTATCCGGATTTCGTGACAGTATCGCAGATTACGGATATTATATAGATTTTGAAAAGGTACATAGAAATGTTGGAAATATAAAGGTTGAGCTTAATATTCTGAACTCACTTATTGGTTCTGACAATATTGAAGATGATTTTGAAAATTTGATTAAGAAATATCCCGAAGTGTTAAAATGTATTCCGTTGCTTTTGGCTGTACGGGCGAATGAGATATATGCCATTGATAGTGATGGGGCGTTTACATATAATTTTAAGAAAGCTAATCTCGACTCAGAACAGTATAAGGTGTTCATGCGTAAAACAGGTTTGTTTGATTTGATAGCTAATCATATTGTGAACAACTTGGTTGACTATGCAACGGGTGTTGAAACAGGTTTGGATTCCAATGGTCGCAAAAATCGCGGCGGACATTTAATGGAAAACTTGGTTGAAAGTTTTATCAAAAAAGCGGGATTTGTAAAAGACGAAACATACTTTAAGGAAATGTACATTCATCAGATTACAGAAAAGTGGGACATTGATTTATCTGCAATTTCAAATCAAGGCAAAATGGAAAAACGCTTTGATTATGTAGTTAAGACAGATAATATGATATATGGTATAGAAACTAATTTTTACGGTAGCGGCGGCTCAAAACTCAACGAAACTGCTCGCAGCTATAAAACACTTGCTCTTGAAACCGATACAATAGACGGATTTACTTTTGTTTGGTTTACGGACGGCAAAGGCTGGACAAGTGCAAGGCACAACCTTGAAGAAACATTTGATGTTATGGAACACATTTATAATATTAACGATATGGAAAATGGGATAATTCAAGAGGTTTTTCAATAA
- a CDS encoding PD-(D/E)XK nuclease superfamily protein — protein sequence MIKNGKGGGNTKTGLVFEGKTDLATFLNNQKGYRVTDNIVFYNDEKVARIFKKHGFYKFLEEVGVDWAKIISKKLLPDDSIYVIVNNTLFIIECKYQQVAGSVDEKLQTCDFKRKQYQKLMAQLNIDVEYIYLLSNWFKNPKYKDVLDYIISVRCQYYFEYIPLTKLGLPVPDNAEEE from the coding sequence ATGATAAAGAATGGAAAAGGCGGCGGCAATACAAAAACCGGACTTGTATTTGAGGGTAAAACAGATTTGGCTACTTTCTTAAACAATCAAAAGGGGTATCGTGTTACAGATAACATTGTGTTTTATAATGATGAAAAAGTTGCTCGCATTTTTAAAAAGCATGGATTTTATAAGTTCTTGGAGGAAGTTGGGGTTGATTGGGCAAAAATCATATCCAAAAAACTTCTGCCGGATGACAGCATCTATGTAATCGTGAATAATACGCTTTTTATTATCGAATGCAAGTATCAACAAGTGGCAGGCTCCGTTGATGAAAAATTACAAACCTGCGATTTTAAAAGAAAACAATATCAAAAATTGATGGCACAACTAAATATTGATGTGGAATACATATATTTATTGTCAAATTGGTTTAAAAATCCTAAGTACAAAGATGTATTGGACTATATTATAAGTGTGCGTTGTCAGTATTACTTTGAATATATACCACTTACAAAATTAGGTTTGCCTGTACCCGATAATGCAGAGGAGGAGTAA
- a CDS encoding DNA adenine methylase: MKWAGGKGQLLKEIGKYYPFEDENITKYAEPFVGGGAVLFDILSKYDLKEIYISDINAELINTYRIIRNDIDALARMLSVMQTEFVPMDTESRKAYYMQKRERFNDLKVNGDENINIEKAALMIFLNKTCFNGLYRVNKKGLFNVPMGAYKNPLICDEKNLRAVSEKLQNVKIVCGDYKTSADFIDENTFVYFDPPYRPITDTASFTAYTENLFNDEEQIELAHFVDDMHRKGAKIVISNSDPKNSNTEDDFFDNIYSAHKIKRVEATRMINCNSEARGKIKELLISNF, translated from the coding sequence TTGAAATGGGCAGGCGGAAAAGGTCAGCTTTTGAAAGAGATTGGAAAGTATTACCCGTTTGAGGATGAAAATATAACAAAATACGCAGAACCTTTTGTGGGCGGCGGAGCTGTGCTTTTTGATATTTTAAGTAAATACGATTTGAAAGAAATATATATCAGCGACATAAATGCCGAGCTTATCAATACCTATCGCATTATCCGCAATGATATTGATGCCTTGGCTAGAATGCTTTCCGTTATGCAAACGGAGTTTGTCCCGATGGATACTGAAAGTCGTAAAGCGTATTATATGCAAAAGCGTGAGCGTTTTAATGATTTAAAGGTGAACGGTGATGAAAATATCAATATTGAAAAAGCGGCGTTGATGATTTTTTTGAATAAAACCTGTTTTAACGGACTTTATCGAGTGAATAAAAAAGGACTTTTTAATGTACCTATGGGAGCATACAAAAATCCGCTTATCTGTGATGAAAAGAATTTGCGTGCGGTATCGGAAAAATTGCAAAATGTGAAAATTGTTTGCGGTGATTATAAAACTTCTGCCGATTTTATTGACGAAAATACCTTCGTATATTTTGATCCGCCATATCGACCTATTACCGATACGGCAAGTTTTACCGCATATACGGAAAATCTGTTTAATGATGAAGAACAAATCGAACTTGCACATTTTGTTGATGATATGCATAGAAAAGGGGCTAAAATAGTAATAAGCAATTCGGATCCCAAAAACTCAAATACGGAAGATGATTTCTTTGATAATATATATTCCGCTCATAAAATCAAGCGAGTTGAGGCTACACGAATGATTAATTGCAACAGCGAAGCAAGAGGAAAAATCAAAGAACTGCTTATATCAAATTTTTAA
- a CDS encoding MobC family plasmid mobilization relaxosome protein, which translates to MRANTNKLNFYVDDDVKKKLKKLSKESGLTMTAVITKLIMGYQIQPLKTEELLRIYKELNHIGGNINQIAHIANSERHITNDKINEAAKLMNDIWSCVRSYGRNT; encoded by the coding sequence ATGAGAGCAAATACAAATAAGCTAAATTTTTATGTTGATGACGATGTGAAGAAAAAACTTAAAAAGTTATCAAAAGAATCGGGATTGACGATGACTGCCGTAATAACGAAGCTTATTATGGGTTATCAAATTCAACCACTCAAAACGGAAGAACTGCTGCGTATATACAAGGAATTAAATCATATCGGAGGAAATATAAATCAGATTGCACATATAGCAAACAGTGAACGGCATATTACAAATGACAAGATAAATGAAGCAGCAAAGCTGATGAATGATATATGGAGCTGTGTCAGAAGTTACGGCAGAAACACTTAA
- a CDS encoding AraC family transcriptional regulator, whose translation MEKVCELLNFNSTAYFSKVFKKFTGMAPGKYDNSLI comes from the coding sequence ATTGAAAAGGTATGCGAGCTTTTAAATTTTAATTCAACCGCATATTTCAGCAAAGTTTTCAAAAAATTTACCGGTATGGCTCCGGGAAAATATGACAACAGTTTGATATAA
- a CDS encoding sugar phosphate isomerase/epimerase family protein: MRETAVSATSLGKRGVPFELSDEIFMLCANSDISAIEVNLPFGYDFFGIDFEYLNALSKKYNVRLWSYHLPFSDYFDPSALDKTEGDKALEDFKRLIKNASKSDIKCVVVHPSAEITIAENRGVRMENAIVRLSRLADYADLFGIEVAVETLPRMCLGNCTAEIEELISLNSKLKVCFDVNHIELGTQKEFAEKLGSRIVTLHISDYVVTDDHLLPFEGKIDWKGLITVLNKINYNGPFLYEASIYTKENVMRDVRLYHKLHKKIEDLAD, translated from the coding sequence ATGAGGGAAACAGCAGTATCGGCAACGTCTTTGGGAAAAAGAGGCGTGCCGTTTGAATTAAGTGATGAGATTTTTATGCTTTGCGCAAATTCGGATATTTCGGCAATAGAGGTAAATCTGCCGTTCGGATATGACTTTTTCGGCATTGATTTTGAATATTTGAACGCGCTTTCAAAAAAGTATAACGTGCGCCTCTGGTCGTATCATTTGCCGTTCAGCGATTATTTTGACCCGTCCGCACTTGATAAGACAGAGGGAGATAAGGCGCTGGAGGATTTTAAGCGGCTTATAAAAAACGCGTCAAAATCTGATATAAAATGCGTTGTCGTACACCCGAGCGCGGAGATAACCATTGCTGAAAACCGCGGTGTGCGTATGGAAAACGCAATAGTGCGCCTTTCAAGGCTTGCCGATTATGCGGATTTGTTCGGTATAGAGGTTGCGGTTGAAACATTGCCGAGAATGTGCCTCGGAAATTGCACCGCGGAAATAGAAGAACTTATTTCACTGAATTCAAAACTCAAGGTTTGCTTTGACGTAAATCATATAGAGCTTGGCACGCAGAAGGAATTTGCTGAAAAATTGGGAAGCCGTATTGTGACGCTGCACATATCTGATTACGTTGTCACCGACGACCATCTTTTGCCCTTTGAGGGGAAAATAGATTGGAAAGGGCTTATTACGGTGCTTAACAAGATAAATTACAACGGGCCATTTTTGTACGAAGCAAGTATTTATACAAAGGAAAACGTTATGCGTGATGTGAGGCTTTATCATAAACTGCATAAGAAAATCGAAGATTTGGCAGACTGA
- a CDS encoding MFS transporter codes for MLEKESDKAEFSKALKIGALCIVTYTASYIMRNVLSVSSVQMLKDGFTKDKIGSISSIYFMAYAFGQLVNGRLGDKAKAKNMVVTGLFMSGFAAICFLLVQNLYMQIVVFALNGFGLSMLRGPLVKTISENTIPKHARNICIGFSAAGLCGPLFAGMLAAVLNWRYVFFSSAAITVIMGILSFAVLSFYESKGVIADISKNNKKEKTSYFKMFLIDKFLMYLFVGALTETVSSSVVFWIPAYLAENLGFSASQASLIYSVISVIRSVCPFLCIFIFNLIKNKDRLLIGTLFSAACVFFALMNFASNRWVNISSAVLALVCVGCVSSTLWSFFIPSLGKYGCVSSANGLFDFAGYIAASAANMFFATAVTKFGWTRLTYIWSALMLSGVLVVLLCGVLPLKKVRKV; via the coding sequence ATGTTGGAAAAAGAGTCAGACAAAGCCGAATTTTCAAAAGCTTTAAAAATCGGCGCACTCTGTATTGTGACATATACAGCAAGTTACATAATGCGCAATGTTTTAAGCGTATCGTCAGTGCAGATGCTTAAAGACGGCTTTACAAAAGACAAAATCGGTTCAATTTCGTCAATATATTTTATGGCATATGCGTTCGGGCAGCTTGTAAACGGCAGGCTGGGCGACAAAGCAAAGGCAAAAAATATGGTTGTTACGGGACTTTTTATGTCAGGCTTTGCAGCAATTTGTTTTTTACTTGTGCAAAATTTGTATATGCAGATTGTTGTTTTTGCACTGAACGGTTTTGGGTTGTCAATGCTGCGTGGTCCGCTTGTAAAAACGATTTCCGAGAATACAATCCCCAAGCACGCGCGCAATATCTGCATAGGTTTTTCCGCGGCAGGATTGTGCGGTCCGCTTTTTGCAGGTATGCTTGCGGCGGTTTTGAACTGGCGGTATGTGTTTTTCTCATCTGCCGCAATAACAGTGATTATGGGGATTTTAAGCTTTGCGGTACTTAGTTTTTATGAAAGTAAGGGCGTGATAGCCGATATATCAAAAAATAATAAAAAGGAAAAAACAAGCTATTTCAAAATGTTTTTGATAGACAAATTTTTGATGTATCTGTTTGTAGGTGCGCTAACCGAAACGGTAAGCTCGTCGGTGGTTTTCTGGATACCTGCATATCTTGCCGAAAATCTCGGATTTTCCGCATCGCAGGCAAGCCTTATTTATTCGGTTATTTCGGTTATACGTTCGGTTTGCCCGTTTTTATGCATATTTATATTTAATCTTATAAAGAACAAAGACAGACTTCTTATCGGCACATTATTTTCTGCCGCGTGCGTGTTTTTTGCATTGATGAATTTTGCCTCAAACAGGTGGGTAAACATTTCGTCTGCCGTTCTTGCGCTCGTGTGCGTGGGGTGTGTCAGTTCAACGCTCTGGAGCTTTTTTATACCGAGTCTGGGAAAATACGGATGTGTTTCGTCAGCGAACGGACTTTTTGATTTTGCCGGTTATATTGCCGCGTCGGCGGCAAATATGTTTTTTGCAACGGCGGTTACAAAATTCGGATGGACACGGCTTACATACATCTGGAGTGCACTTATGCTATCCGGCGTGCTGGTTGTTTTACTGTGCGGTGTTTTGCCGTTAAAAAAAGTTAGAAAGGTCTGA